A genomic region of Mycobacterium sp. Aquia_213 contains the following coding sequences:
- a CDS encoding hemophore-related protein translates to MTLSLGKLAAAVGAAAVALSAAAGVASADPLDPIINTTCNYGQVMAALNANDPATAQELNSSPFAQNYIRQFLAAPPPKRQQMAAQIQGMPAAAKYFNTIQQVAVVCNNY, encoded by the coding sequence ATGACGCTGTCGTTAGGCAAACTGGCAGCCGCGGTCGGTGCTGCGGCAGTGGCGCTCAGCGCCGCGGCGGGGGTTGCTTCGGCAGACCCGCTGGATCCGATCATCAACACGACCTGCAACTACGGGCAGGTGATGGCCGCGCTGAACGCGAACGATCCGGCTACTGCCCAGGAATTGAACAGTTCTCCGTTCGCGCAGAACTACATCCGGCAGTTCCTCGCCGCCCCGCCGCCGAAGCGCCAGCAGATGGCTGCGCAGATCCAGGGCATGCCGGCGGCCGCGAAGTACTTCAACACGATCCAGCAA